The following proteins are co-located in the Dyadobacter chenwenxiniae genome:
- a CDS encoding GNAT family N-acetyltransferase: MTPVLVERTQICDASWNDHIRKSLQCVIYAQTFYLDIVCENWKALVWPNIQHPEIVMPLPMRRKFGFTTIYQPLFCQYLGLFTLKPLAEFELESFIRFLSKEFSYISAYHFNPENSVRMSAIASAFSDFQFAKNHTHWLHIRGNYGQVHSGYSKDRKRNLKRSKALNWCIQKSADINPLIALFAENQTERIPGGVDPNAFVRLKTLLGVLNAGGHAEVYYAIFNGQIDAGILIVEFAGRAIYLFNAADRVGRSGNARTLMLDQYFRDCNGKMLIFDFESPEVGSIASFYSSFGSTPVSFYAIRKNELWFPLRHIQNWRKRFFKTIQGLF, encoded by the coding sequence ATGACGCCTGTACTAGTTGAACGCACACAGATCTGTGACGCATCCTGGAATGATCACATTCGCAAATCCCTTCAATGCGTGATCTACGCGCAGACTTTTTACCTGGATATCGTTTGTGAAAATTGGAAAGCGCTTGTCTGGCCGAATATCCAACATCCCGAAATCGTTATGCCGCTTCCTATGCGCCGGAAATTTGGTTTTACGACCATTTACCAGCCGCTGTTTTGCCAATATCTCGGTTTGTTTACTTTAAAGCCTCTTGCCGAATTTGAATTAGAGTCCTTTATTCGTTTTTTATCAAAGGAATTTTCTTACATATCGGCCTACCATTTTAATCCGGAAAACTCGGTTAGAATGTCAGCAATAGCATCCGCTTTTTCTGATTTTCAATTTGCAAAAAACCATACGCACTGGCTTCATATCCGGGGAAATTATGGGCAAGTCCATTCAGGTTATTCTAAGGACAGAAAGCGTAATTTGAAGCGTAGTAAGGCTTTAAATTGGTGCATTCAAAAGAGTGCAGACATTAATCCTCTGATTGCATTATTTGCAGAAAATCAGACCGAACGCATTCCGGGTGGGGTTGATCCGAATGCTTTTGTCCGTTTAAAGACACTTTTAGGTGTTTTGAATGCAGGTGGACATGCGGAAGTTTACTATGCCATATTCAATGGACAAATTGACGCGGGTATACTCATTGTGGAGTTTGCGGGACGAGCGATTTATCTCTTCAATGCGGCGGATCGGGTCGGAAGGAGCGGCAATGCAAGAACTTTAATGCTGGATCAGTATTTCAGGGATTGCAACGGCAAGATGCTGATTTTCGATTTCGAAAGCCCGGAAGTCGGCTCAATAGCAAGCTTTTACAGTAGTTTTGGAAGCACGCCGGTTTCGTTTTATGCGATCAGAAAAAATGAATTATGGTTTCCGCTAAGACACATTCAGAACTGGCGAAAGAGATTTTTCAAAACCATACAAGGTCTTTTTTAA
- a CDS encoding DUF3108 domain-containing protein, with product MKRSYIIVIAFITFSFFFSFRQFEEQATEKRVISNKSFGPGERVEYRVHYGFINAAEAKVEVGKSVSIINNRPCYRVNVSGRTVGAFDLISRVRDTWRSYIDTTAILPHMFERQIQENKYRKEERVMFNHNRDQAVSSIKDETKTFNVPNNIHDIISGYFYLRTINFEKVSEGEVIEVPTFFDGEVYKLRVRYVGKDVIKTKFGKTKVLRINPLIPDNKFFKGEGAMKLWVSDDSNKIPLKVEVELKIGSLEMDLKSYKGLKKDLVWF from the coding sequence ATGAAGAGATCGTACATCATTGTAATTGCTTTCATAACTTTTTCGTTTTTTTTCTCCTTCCGGCAGTTTGAAGAACAGGCGACGGAGAAAAGAGTTATATCCAACAAGAGCTTCGGCCCGGGTGAAAGAGTTGAATACAGAGTGCATTACGGCTTTATTAACGCTGCTGAGGCTAAGGTGGAAGTTGGCAAATCGGTGTCCATTATTAACAACCGGCCTTGCTACCGGGTCAACGTGTCTGGCCGTACGGTAGGCGCATTTGACCTTATTTCCCGCGTCAGAGACACCTGGCGCTCGTACATTGACACCACGGCCATTTTGCCGCATATGTTTGAGCGTCAGATACAAGAGAACAAATATCGCAAGGAGGAGCGTGTGATGTTCAACCATAACCGGGACCAGGCTGTATCGAGCATAAAAGATGAAACGAAGACTTTCAATGTTCCCAACAACATTCACGACATTATCAGCGGCTATTTCTATCTGAGAACAATCAATTTTGAGAAAGTCTCCGAAGGCGAGGTCATTGAGGTTCCGACATTTTTTGACGGCGAAGTTTACAAATTGCGCGTACGTTATGTGGGGAAAGATGTAATTAAGACCAAATTCGGCAAAACAAAGGTGCTCAGGATCAATCCATTAATTCCAGACAATAAATTTTTCAAAGGCGAAGGTGCAATGAAACTCTGGGTGTCGGACGACTCCAATAAAATCCCTTTAAAAGTGGAGGTTGAGCTAAAAATCGGTTCGCTTGAAATGGACCTCAAATCTTACAAAGGACTTAAAAAAGACCTTGTATGGTTTTGA
- a CDS encoding aminopeptidase yields the protein MFKKILLAVLVLCVISGIYYRNLLSYGWMQASGQVKILMNVEDVTDVLNDPTFPDSLKARIKLIEEIKQFGVDSLGLAPSKNYTTFYNQHGKPLIWLITASEKYKIESHKWKFPIIGSFPYKGFFDSTRAVTEERQLIQEGLDTDIGEVSAWSTLGYLKDPILSSMLKRRVGSLTNLILHELTHGTLFVKNNLELNENLASFIGDQGAIRFLKFKYGLDSPELRTYEYSKKYNDAYSGHMLRGIDRLDSLYKTFGENPVVNAHRDSLKNKLILTILDDADTLLSGKRTLTNKSRWPDGKMPNNAYFISYQTYKSKQDIFKIEFEQKFGGNIKKYLAWLKEKYPSL from the coding sequence GTGTTTAAAAAAATTCTGCTTGCCGTTTTAGTGCTTTGTGTGATTTCAGGGATCTATTACAGGAATCTGCTCAGTTACGGCTGGATGCAGGCTTCCGGACAGGTGAAAATCCTGATGAATGTGGAAGATGTAACAGATGTGTTGAATGATCCCACATTCCCCGATTCGCTGAAAGCCCGGATTAAGCTCATTGAGGAAATCAAGCAATTCGGCGTTGATTCACTGGGATTGGCCCCTTCCAAAAACTACACAACGTTTTATAACCAGCACGGGAAACCACTGATATGGCTCATTACAGCTTCGGAAAAATATAAAATCGAATCTCATAAATGGAAATTTCCTATCATCGGTAGTTTTCCTTACAAAGGTTTTTTTGATTCCACCCGCGCAGTAACCGAAGAGCGGCAATTGATACAGGAGGGCCTGGATACGGACATTGGAGAGGTTTCGGCATGGTCTACTTTGGGTTACTTGAAAGACCCTATTCTATCAAGCATGCTGAAACGAAGGGTGGGAAGCCTCACAAACCTGATTCTTCACGAGCTTACCCATGGAACGCTTTTTGTGAAAAATAACCTGGAACTGAACGAAAACCTCGCCAGCTTTATCGGCGATCAGGGAGCGATCCGGTTTTTGAAATTCAAATATGGTCTGGACTCTCCCGAATTGCGTACATACGAATATTCAAAAAAGTATAATGATGCCTATTCAGGGCATATGTTAAGGGGAATTGACCGTTTGGACAGTCTCTATAAAACATTCGGGGAAAATCCGGTCGTAAATGCGCACCGCGATTCGTTGAAAAACAAGCTGATCCTGACGATCCTGGATGACGCCGACACACTTCTTTCCGGGAAGCGGACGTTAACAAACAAAAGCCGATGGCCGGACGGGAAAATGCCTAACAATGCGTATTTCATCAGTTACCAGACTTATAAGTCAAAGCAAGACATATTTAAAATTGAGTTTGAACAAAAATTTGGAGGAAATATTAAGAAGTATCTGGCCTGGTTGAAAGAAAAATATCCCTCTCTATAA